In Citrobacter sp. RHB25-C09, the following proteins share a genomic window:
- a CDS encoding monooxygenase — MPKLLQLHFAFNGPFGQEMAEQLRGLAESINQEPGFLWKVWTESEKNKEAGGIYLFESEETAFAYLDKHTARLKHLGVAEVVAKIFDVNTSLSAINKAKLD; from the coding sequence ATGCCTAAATTATTACAGCTTCACTTTGCCTTTAACGGTCCGTTTGGTCAGGAAATGGCTGAGCAGCTTCGTGGTCTGGCTGAGTCAATCAACCAGGAACCGGGCTTTTTGTGGAAAGTCTGGACGGAAAGTGAAAAGAATAAAGAGGCGGGGGGAATTTATCTGTTTGAGAGCGAGGAGACGGCGTTTGCCTATCTCGACAAGCATACCGCACGGTTGAAACATCTCGGCGTTGCTGAGGTTGTCGCTAAAATCTTCGACGTTAATACTTCACTAAGCGCCATCAACAAAGCCAAGCTGGATTGA
- the punR gene encoding DNA-binding transcriptional activator PunR encodes MWSEYALEVVDAVARNGSFSSAAQELHRVPSAVSYTVRQLEEWLAVPLFERRHRDVVLTPAGAWFLKEGRSVIKKMQDTRQQCQQIANGWRGQLPIAVDNIVRPERTQQMIVDFYRHFDDVELLVFQEVFNGVWDALSDGRVELAIGATQAIPVGGRYTFRDMGMLSWSCVVAKQHPLAAMRGPLSDDTLRNWPSLVLEDTSRTLPKRVTWLLDNQRRMVVPDWNSSATCISAGLCIGMVPTHFAKPRLNDGQWVALELENPFPDAACCLTWQQNDTSPALAWLLDYLGDSETLNREWLREPEETPAVKN; translated from the coding sequence ATGTGGTCAGAATACGCACTGGAAGTGGTCGATGCTGTCGCGCGCAACGGCAGCTTTAGTTCAGCGGCGCAAGAGTTACACCGTGTTCCTTCTGCGGTCAGTTACACCGTGCGTCAGCTTGAAGAATGGCTGGCAGTCCCGCTTTTTGAGCGGCGTCATCGGGATGTCGTATTAACGCCCGCTGGCGCGTGGTTTTTGAAAGAAGGCCGTTCTGTTATCAAAAAAATGCAGGACACACGGCAACAGTGTCAGCAGATTGCTAACGGCTGGCGCGGGCAATTGCCGATCGCGGTGGACAATATTGTTCGCCCGGAACGCACCCAGCAAATGATCGTTGATTTCTATCGCCATTTTGATGACGTAGAGTTACTGGTTTTTCAGGAGGTTTTCAACGGTGTGTGGGACGCGCTTTCTGATGGCAGGGTAGAGCTTGCTATCGGTGCAACGCAGGCGATACCCGTTGGGGGACGCTACACCTTCCGTGATATGGGGATGCTGAGCTGGAGTTGCGTGGTAGCAAAGCAGCATCCCTTAGCGGCGATGCGCGGCCCCCTGAGTGATGACACTCTGCGCAACTGGCCATCACTGGTGCTGGAGGATACGTCGCGTACCCTGCCAAAACGCGTGACCTGGCTACTTGATAACCAAAGGCGGATGGTCGTTCCGGACTGGAACTCTTCGGCGACCTGCATTTCTGCCGGGCTGTGCATCGGCATGGTGCCCACGCATTTTGCTAAACCGCGGCTTAATGACGGACAGTGGGTGGCACTGGAACTGGAGAATCCGTTCCCGGATGCGGCATGCTGCCTGACATGGCAGCAGAACGATACCTCACCTGCGCTTGCCTGGCTGCTGGACTATCTGGGAGACAGCGAAACGCTGAACAGAGAGTGGTTGCGGGAGCCGGAAGAGACTCCCGCAGTAAAGAATTAA
- a CDS encoding MFS transporter, whose product MKINYPLLALAIGAFGIGTTEFSPMGLLPVIANGVGVSIPAAGMLISAYAVGVMVGAPLMTLLLSHRGRRNALIFLMAIFTLGNVLSAISPDYTTLMLSRILTSLNHGAFFGLGSVVAASVVPKHKQASAVATMFMGLTIANIGGVPAATWLGETIGWRMSFMATAGLGVISMVSLFFSLPKGGAGTRPEVKKELAVLMRPQVLSALMTTVLGAGAMFTLYTYIAPVLHSITNATPAFVTGMLVLIGVGFSIGNYLGGKLADRSVNGTLKGFLLLLMVIMLAIPFLAKSEWGAAVSMVVWGAATFAVVPPLQMRVMRVAHEAPGLSSSVNIGAFNLGNALGAAAGGAVISGGLGYSFVPVMGAIVAGLALLLVFVSARKQPQAECVAS is encoded by the coding sequence ATGAAAATTAATTATCCGTTACTGGCGCTGGCAATCGGTGCGTTTGGTATAGGAACTACAGAATTCTCACCGATGGGCTTATTGCCCGTCATCGCTAATGGCGTCGGCGTGTCAATACCGGCAGCGGGGATGTTGATCAGCGCTTATGCCGTTGGAGTAATGGTCGGCGCGCCGCTGATGACGCTGCTGCTTTCACATCGTGGACGTCGTAACGCGCTGATCTTTTTGATGGCAATCTTTACACTTGGCAATGTGCTTTCTGCTATTTCGCCAGATTACACCACGCTGATGCTGTCGCGGATTCTGACCAGCCTTAACCACGGCGCGTTCTTCGGGCTGGGCTCTGTTGTTGCTGCGAGTGTAGTCCCGAAACATAAACAGGCCAGCGCGGTGGCAACCATGTTTATGGGGCTGACCATCGCCAATATCGGTGGCGTCCCCGCAGCGACCTGGCTGGGTGAAACTATCGGCTGGCGCATGTCGTTTATGGCAACCGCCGGTCTGGGCGTTATCTCCATGGTGAGTCTGTTCTTCTCATTGCCGAAAGGCGGAGCGGGCACGCGTCCGGAAGTGAAAAAAGAACTGGCAGTTTTAATGCGCCCACAGGTGTTGTCTGCCTTAATGACCACAGTGCTGGGTGCGGGCGCCATGTTCACACTTTACACCTATATCGCACCTGTGCTGCACAGTATTACCAACGCAACCCCTGCGTTTGTCACCGGAATGCTCGTCCTGATTGGTGTGGGTTTTTCAATCGGTAATTATCTTGGCGGGAAACTGGCCGACCGTTCGGTTAATGGTACATTGAAGGGCTTTCTGTTGCTTCTGATGGTGATCATGCTGGCAATACCGTTTCTCGCGAAGAGTGAGTGGGGGGCGGCCGTCAGTATGGTGGTTTGGGGCGCGGCAACATTTGCCGTCGTGCCGCCGCTTCAGATGCGAGTCATGCGTGTCGCACACGAAGCGCCTGGTCTTTCTTCCTCTGTGAACATAGGCGCATTTAACCTGGGAAATGCGTTAGGTGCAGCAGCAGGCGGGGCGGTGATCTCCGGCGGATTAGGCTATAGCTTTGTCCCGGTCATGGGGGCGATTGTCGCAGGGCTGGCACTGTTACTGGTGTTTGTATCAGCGAGAAAACAGCCTCAGGCAGAGTGTGTTGCCAGCTAA
- a CDS encoding VasL domain-containing protein: MATDSQRHLKTGGDPRTLADYAALRDELNKLTHPARPDVNWKHAEKLCLSLFEHNGVELQTAAWYTLVRTQLAGAYGLNEGLAILDALISRQWGALWPQQVHARMEILSGLSRRLQQALRTLTLTWDDLSQLYVAEQHLTHLNEVMQRLELKHLSQIETLRAQVHAAAVRLENSEPVTQETAGVTLPLDPQMVEIADRDKWVYVVPEEPKVARPPAAELSAWKPFFLGMFTMLLIASVLVWGWKALDTPDSLRQQYALSLSPLPMALNREQLLEFRQNAPSPEEGIRETQQQLERLSSLPPEWSLRYREQLIQQAQALWPEQAKPLAAQWRQQLNASLPTAEQLNSWNQGMTQLQALTQRLNTLDEKRGKYMTVSELKSEVFSIIQAFNGAVPLEEQLRQLGLESAITPIQRHQAEASLEALLNYYSQFTPSPFN; this comes from the coding sequence ATGGCTACTGACTCTCAACGTCACCTTAAAACCGGCGGTGACCCTCGTACGCTTGCTGATTATGCGGCGCTGCGCGATGAACTGAATAAACTGACTCATCCGGCGCGACCGGATGTGAACTGGAAGCATGCTGAAAAACTGTGTCTTTCGCTCTTCGAACATAATGGCGTTGAACTGCAAACTGCAGCCTGGTATACGCTGGTGCGAACGCAGCTTGCCGGGGCTTATGGCTTGAATGAAGGGCTGGCGATACTGGATGCGCTCATCTCCCGGCAGTGGGGGGCGCTCTGGCCCCAGCAGGTTCATGCCAGGATGGAGATCCTGTCAGGTCTGAGTCGGAGGCTTCAGCAGGCATTGCGCACGTTGACGCTGACCTGGGATGATTTGAGTCAGCTATATGTTGCGGAACAACATCTGACGCACCTGAATGAGGTTATGCAGCGCCTTGAACTAAAACACCTTAGCCAGATTGAAACGTTACGAGCTCAGGTGCATGCCGCCGCTGTCCGCCTGGAAAATAGCGAGCCCGTCACACAGGAAACAGCCGGTGTGACGCTGCCTCTCGATCCTCAGATGGTTGAGATTGCCGACAGAGACAAGTGGGTCTATGTTGTCCCGGAAGAGCCAAAAGTGGCCCGTCCACCGGCGGCAGAACTCAGTGCCTGGAAACCTTTTTTTCTCGGTATGTTCACAATGCTTCTGATTGCCAGCGTGTTGGTATGGGGCTGGAAAGCGTTGGATACGCCAGACAGTTTGAGGCAACAGTACGCTTTATCTTTATCACCGCTGCCGATGGCTCTTAATAGGGAGCAGTTACTGGAATTCCGGCAGAATGCGCCCTCGCCAGAAGAAGGGATCCGAGAGACACAACAGCAGTTAGAGCGACTGTCCAGCCTGCCGCCGGAGTGGTCATTACGCTACAGGGAACAGCTTATTCAACAGGCTCAGGCATTATGGCCAGAGCAGGCAAAGCCGCTGGCAGCGCAATGGCGACAGCAACTGAACGCATCACTTCCCACAGCGGAGCAACTTAACAGCTGGAACCAGGGGATGACGCAGTTACAGGCACTTACCCAACGGCTGAATACACTGGATGAAAAGCGCGGCAAGTACATGACCGTTAGCGAGTTGAAGTCGGAGGTGTTTTCGATAATTCAGGCGTTTAATGGGGCGGTGCCGCTGGAGGAACAGTTGCGGCAGCTTGGTCTGGAGAGTGCGATTACGCCGATACAGAGGCATCAAGCTGAAGCGTCACTTGAGGCATTACTGAACTACTACTCCCAGTTCACCCCATCACCCTTTAATTAA
- a CDS encoding MBL fold metallo-hydrolase, translated as MITLCKACGTSYDCGQGHVERCKICEDERQYVPVSGQAWMDFDELTRSHSNKWRQHAAKLFSLKTVPSFAINQRAFLLVTPAGNVLWDCIANLDPATKSLVSALGGVNAIAISHPHYYTTMQDWAETFNAPIYLHSDDRAWIMRDSPYIHLWKGDTYALLPGIRLLRLGGHFAGGTVLHWEEGEGTILAGDILQITPGANAVSFMWSYPNMLPLAAETVARILQRLTTVKFARMYGAFEGQDITNNASEIVQCSGAKYITCLKPNSC; from the coding sequence ATGATAACGCTATGTAAAGCCTGCGGTACGTCTTACGACTGCGGGCAGGGCCACGTTGAGCGGTGCAAAATTTGTGAGGATGAGCGACAGTATGTACCTGTGTCCGGGCAGGCATGGATGGATTTTGATGAACTCACGCGTAGTCATTCCAATAAGTGGCGGCAGCACGCGGCGAAACTGTTCAGCCTGAAAACTGTTCCATCTTTCGCAATAAACCAAAGGGCTTTCTTGCTCGTTACGCCTGCGGGAAATGTTCTCTGGGATTGTATCGCGAATCTGGATCCCGCCACGAAATCTCTCGTCTCTGCGCTGGGAGGCGTTAACGCCATTGCCATTTCCCATCCACATTACTACACCACCATGCAGGACTGGGCGGAAACCTTTAATGCGCCGATCTATCTCCATAGCGACGATCGCGCGTGGATAATGCGTGACAGTCCCTATATTCACTTATGGAAAGGGGATACGTACGCACTCTTACCGGGTATTAGGCTGTTACGTCTGGGAGGCCATTTTGCCGGAGGTACAGTATTGCACTGGGAAGAGGGCGAAGGCACGATTCTGGCAGGGGATATTTTGCAGATTACTCCAGGGGCAAACGCTGTGTCGTTTATGTGGAGCTACCCCAATATGCTGCCCTTGGCAGCTGAAACCGTAGCCAGAATTCTACAGCGCTTAACGACGGTAAAATTTGCCCGCATGTATGGTGCGTTTGAAGGGCAGGATATTACTAACAATGCCAGTGAGATCGTTCAATGCTCAGGAGCGAAATATATCACTTGCCTGAAACCGAATTCATGCTAA
- the mdtK gene encoding MdtK family multidrug efflux MATE transporter, producing MQKYISEARQLLALAIPVILAQVAQTAMGFVDTVMAGGYSATDMAAVAIGTSIWLPAILFGHGLLLALTPVIAQLNGSGRRERIAHQVRQGFWLAGIVSVLIMVVLWNAGYIIRSMHNIDPALADKAVGYLRALLWGAPGYLFFQVARNQCEGLAKTKPGMVMGFIGLLVNIPVNYVFIYGHFGMPELGGVGCGVATAAVYWVMFGAMIWYVKNARSMRDIRNVHRFSKPDNEVMKRLIQLGLPIALALFFEVTLFAVVALLVSPLGIVDVAGHQIALNFSSLMFVLPMSLAAAVTIRVGYRLGQGSTLDAQTAARTGLGTGVCMACITAIFTVSFREQIALLYNDNPEVVTLAAQLMLLAAIYQISDSIQVIGSGILRGYKDTRSIFFITFTAYWVLGLPSGYILALTDLVVDRMGPAGFWMGFIIGLTSAAIMMMLRMRFLQRQPSAVILQRAAR from the coding sequence GTGCAGAAGTATATTAGCGAAGCGCGTCAGTTATTGGCTCTGGCAATTCCGGTGATTCTTGCGCAAGTCGCCCAAACCGCAATGGGGTTTGTCGATACGGTTATGGCCGGTGGCTATAGTGCCACCGACATGGCGGCCGTGGCGATCGGCACCTCGATCTGGCTTCCCGCCATTCTGTTCGGACACGGACTGTTGCTGGCGCTCACCCCTGTTATTGCCCAGCTTAATGGTTCCGGCCGACGCGAACGTATTGCCCATCAGGTGCGCCAGGGCTTCTGGCTCGCGGGTATCGTCTCGGTGCTGATTATGGTGGTGTTATGGAATGCGGGTTACATCATCCGTTCAATGCATAACATTGATCCGGCATTGGCAGATAAAGCCGTCGGTTATCTTCGCGCGCTATTGTGGGGCGCGCCAGGCTATCTGTTCTTCCAGGTAGCGCGTAATCAATGTGAAGGGCTGGCAAAAACCAAGCCCGGCATGGTCATGGGCTTTATCGGACTGTTGGTTAACATTCCGGTGAACTATGTGTTTATTTATGGTCACTTCGGGATGCCAGAACTGGGCGGCGTTGGCTGTGGTGTTGCTACCGCTGCCGTGTACTGGGTGATGTTTGGCGCCATGATCTGGTACGTCAAAAATGCGCGTTCAATGCGCGATATCCGTAACGTGCATCGCTTCAGCAAACCGGACAACGAGGTGATGAAGCGTCTTATTCAGTTAGGTTTGCCGATCGCGCTGGCGCTGTTCTTTGAAGTCACGCTATTTGCTGTTGTGGCACTCTTGGTTTCGCCGCTGGGTATTGTCGATGTTGCGGGTCATCAGATTGCCCTGAACTTCAGTTCACTGATGTTTGTGTTACCGATGTCGCTGGCTGCAGCTGTGACCATCCGCGTGGGCTACCGACTGGGACAAGGCTCCACGCTGGATGCGCAGACCGCTGCACGCACTGGTCTGGGAACGGGCGTGTGCATGGCGTGTATCACGGCGATTTTTACCGTATCGTTTCGCGAGCAGATCGCCCTGCTCTACAACGACAATCCGGAAGTGGTTACCCTGGCGGCGCAGCTGATGCTCCTGGCGGCAATTTATCAGATTTCTGACTCTATCCAGGTGATAGGCAGCGGGATTTTGCGTGGTTACAAAGATACGCGCTCTATCTTTTTTATTACCTTTACCGCGTATTGGGTGCTGGGCCTACCCAGCGGTTATATCCTTGCGCTGACCGATCTGGTGGTTGACCGGATGGGCCCGGCAGGTTTCTGGATGGGCTTTATTATCGGCCTGACCTCTGCGGCCATCATGATGATGCTGCGAATGCGTTTCCTGCAACGCCAGCCGTCAGCGGTAATATTGCAACGCGCCGCGCGATAA
- a CDS encoding YnhF family membrane protein yields the protein MSTDLKFSVVTTVIVLALIVAGGLTAALH from the coding sequence ATGAGTACCGATCTTAAGTTTTCCGTAGTGACCACAGTTATTGTTCTGGCCCTGATCGTTGCGGGTGGTTTGACGGCAGCACTGCACTGA
- a CDS encoding riboflavin synthase subunit alpha encodes MFTGIVQGTAKVVSIDEKPNFRTHVVELPEHMLDALETGASVAHNGCCLTVTEINGNLISFDLMKETLRITNLGELKVGDRVNVERAAKFSDEIGGHLMSGHIITTAEISKILTSENNRQIWFKIQDPTLMKYILYKGFIGIDGISLTVGEVTPTRFCVHLIPETLERTTLGKKKLGARVNIEIDPQTQAVVDTVERVLAAREMVVVKHESEA; translated from the coding sequence ATGTTTACGGGTATTGTTCAGGGCACCGCCAAAGTGGTGTCAATTGATGAAAAACCAAATTTTCGCACCCATGTAGTGGAATTACCTGAACACATGCTGGACGCTCTGGAAACGGGCGCATCGGTGGCGCATAACGGCTGCTGCCTGACCGTGACAGAAATAAATGGCAATCTCATCAGTTTTGATCTGATGAAAGAGACACTGCGAATAACGAATCTCGGTGAGTTGAAGGTCGGCGACCGCGTTAATGTTGAGCGTGCAGCCAAATTTAGCGATGAAATTGGCGGACACTTGATGTCCGGGCATATCATCACTACCGCTGAAATTTCGAAGATCTTAACCTCCGAAAACAACCGTCAAATCTGGTTTAAAATCCAGGATCCCACGTTGATGAAATATATCCTGTATAAAGGATTTATTGGCATTGACGGTATTAGCTTAACTGTCGGCGAAGTGACGCCAACACGTTTCTGTGTACATCTCATTCCGGAAACACTGGAGCGCACTACGCTGGGTAAGAAAAAGCTGGGCGCACGGGTCAATATTGAAATTGATCCGCAGACGCAGGCCGTAGTGGACACGGTCGAACGCGTGCTGGCGGCGCGCGAAATGGTGGTGGTGAAACACGAGAGTGAAGCCTAG
- the purR gene encoding HTH-type transcriptional repressor PurR has protein sequence MATIKDVAKRANVSTTTVSHVINKTRFVAEETRNAVWAAIKELHYSPSAVARSLKVNHTKSIGLLATSSEAAYFAEIIEAVEKNCFQKGYTLILGNAWNSLEKQQAYLSMMAQKRVDGLLVMCSEYPEPLLSMLEEYRHIPMVVMDWGEAKADFTDTVIDNAFEGGYMAGRYLVDRGHREIGVIPGPMERNTGAGRLAGFMKAMEEALIKVPENWIVQGDFEPESGYRAMQQILSQSHRPTAVFCGGDIMAMGALCAADEMGLRVPQDISLIGYDNVRNARFFTPALTTIHQPKDSLGETAFNMLLDRIVNKREESQSIEVHPRLIERRSVADGPFRDYRR, from the coding sequence ATGGCAACAATTAAAGATGTAGCGAAGCGAGCAAACGTTTCCACTACAACCGTATCACACGTAATTAACAAGACGCGTTTCGTCGCTGAAGAAACACGCAATGCGGTGTGGGCGGCAATCAAAGAATTGCACTATTCCCCCAGCGCCGTTGCCCGTAGCCTGAAGGTGAACCACACCAAGTCTATTGGACTGTTGGCGACCAGTAGCGAAGCTGCGTATTTTGCAGAAATTATTGAAGCCGTGGAAAAAAACTGCTTCCAGAAAGGCTACACCCTGATTCTGGGTAATGCATGGAATAGCCTCGAAAAACAGCAGGCCTATCTCTCAATGATGGCGCAGAAACGCGTCGACGGCCTGCTGGTGATGTGCTCTGAGTACCCGGAGCCCCTGCTTTCCATGCTCGAAGAGTATCGCCATATCCCAATGGTGGTAATGGACTGGGGCGAAGCCAAAGCAGATTTTACCGATACGGTGATTGATAACGCCTTTGAGGGCGGCTATATGGCGGGTCGTTATCTTGTCGATCGCGGTCATCGAGAGATCGGCGTCATTCCGGGGCCGATGGAGCGAAATACCGGTGCCGGACGTCTGGCCGGTTTTATGAAGGCGATGGAAGAAGCACTGATCAAGGTTCCGGAAAACTGGATTGTTCAGGGTGATTTTGAGCCGGAATCCGGTTACCGCGCCATGCAGCAGATCCTGTCGCAGTCGCATCGCCCAACGGCGGTCTTTTGCGGCGGTGATATTATGGCGATGGGCGCGCTTTGCGCTGCGGATGAGATGGGACTGCGCGTGCCGCAGGACATTTCGCTGATCGGTTATGATAATGTGCGTAACGCCCGCTTCTTTACGCCGGCATTAACGACGATCCATCAGCCAAAAGATTCACTGGGTGAAACCGCCTTTAATATGCTGTTAGACCGTATCGTCAACAAACGCGAAGAGTCGCAGTCTATCGAAGTTCATCCGCGCCTCATTGAACGTCGTTCCGTTGCGGATGGTCCGTTCCGCGACTATCGTCGTTAA
- the sodB gene encoding superoxide dismutase [Fe], translated as MSFELPALPYAKDALAPHISAETLEYHYGKHHQTYVTNLNNLIKGTAFEGKSLEEIVRSSEGGVFNNAAQVWNHTFYWHCLAPNAGGEPTGKLAEAIAAAFGSFAEFKAQFTDAAIKNFGSGWTWLVKGKEGKLAIVSTSNAGTPLTTDATPLMTVDVWEHAYYIDYRNARPGYLENFWALVNWEFVAKNFAA; from the coding sequence ATGTCGTTCGAATTACCTGCACTACCGTATGCTAAAGACGCCCTCGCGCCGCATATTTCGGCTGAAACGCTGGAGTATCACTACGGTAAACATCACCAGACGTATGTCACCAATCTGAACAACCTGATTAAAGGCACCGCGTTTGAAGGAAAGTCACTGGAAGAGATCGTGCGTAGCTCTGAAGGTGGTGTATTCAATAACGCGGCTCAGGTCTGGAACCACACTTTCTACTGGCACTGCCTGGCACCAAACGCGGGGGGTGAACCGACCGGTAAGCTGGCTGAAGCCATTGCCGCTGCTTTCGGTAGCTTTGCTGAATTTAAAGCACAGTTTACCGATGCCGCCATTAAGAACTTTGGCTCTGGCTGGACCTGGTTAGTTAAAGGGAAAGAGGGGAAACTGGCTATCGTATCTACGTCAAACGCCGGTACGCCGCTGACGACTGATGCCACGCCGCTGATGACCGTTGATGTCTGGGAACACGCCTACTATATCGACTATCGTAATGCGCGTCCTGGCTATCTGGAAAACTTCTGGGCGCTGGTGAACTGGGAGTTTGTCGCGAAAAACTTCGCTGCATAA
- the cfa gene encoding cyclopropane fatty acyl phospholipid synthase, with translation MSSSCIEEVSVPDDDWYRITNELLSRAGITINGSSPADIQVTNPKFFKRVLQEGSLGLGESYMDGWWECERLDIFFSKVLRAGLEGQLPRHFKDTLRIAGARLFNLQSKKRAWIVGKEHYDLGNDLFSRMLDPYMQYSCAYWKDTDSLESAQREKLKLICEKLHLRPGMRVLDIGCGWGGLSHYMASHYGVSVVGVTISAEQQKMAQARCAGLDVTILLQDYRDLDDQFDRIVSVGMFEHVGPKNYPTYFNVVDRNLKPDGLFLLHTIGSKKTDNNVDPWINKYIFPNGCLPSVRQIANASEAHFIMEDWHNFGADYDKTLMAWHERFIATWPEIAEHYSERFKRMFSYYLNACAGAFRARDIQLWQVVFSRGVENGLRVPR, from the coding sequence ATGAGCTCATCGTGTATAGAAGAAGTCAGCGTTCCGGATGACGACTGGTACCGGATCACCAACGAATTATTAAGCCGTGCGGGTATCACCATAAACGGTTCCTCTCCCGCAGACATACAGGTTACGAACCCCAAATTTTTCAAACGTGTATTACAAGAGGGGTCACTGGGTCTGGGTGAGAGCTACATGGACGGCTGGTGGGAATGCGAACGACTGGACATCTTTTTCAGTAAGGTTTTACGGGCCGGACTGGAAGGCCAACTACCCCGCCACTTTAAAGATACGCTCCGCATCGCTGGCGCACGCCTGTTCAATTTACAAAGTAAAAAGCGCGCCTGGATAGTTGGTAAAGAACATTACGATCTCGGTAATGACCTTTTCAGTCGTATGCTTGATCCTTATATGCAGTATTCCTGCGCCTACTGGAAAGACACGGACTCGCTCGAGTCAGCACAACGCGAAAAACTGAAACTGATCTGTGAGAAGCTGCATTTGCGGCCTGGTATGCGCGTGCTGGATATCGGCTGCGGCTGGGGCGGTCTGTCACACTATATGGCCAGCCACTATGGGGTTAGCGTCGTAGGCGTGACCATTTCCGCTGAACAGCAAAAAATGGCGCAGGCGCGGTGCGCCGGGCTGGATGTGACGATTCTACTCCAGGATTATCGGGACCTGGATGACCAGTTTGACCGCATTGTCTCGGTGGGTATGTTCGAACATGTCGGACCGAAGAATTATCCAACGTATTTCAACGTGGTCGACCGCAATTTAAAACCTGACGGTCTTTTCCTGCTGCATACTATTGGTTCGAAGAAAACGGATAATAACGTCGACCCGTGGATCAATAAATATATCTTCCCGAATGGCTGCCTTCCCTCTGTGCGCCAAATCGCCAATGCCAGTGAAGCGCATTTTATCATGGAGGACTGGCACAACTTCGGTGCGGATTACGACAAGACTCTGATGGCGTGGCATGAGCGTTTCATCGCCACATGGCCGGAAATCGCGGAACACTATTCTGAACGTTTTAAACGGATGTTCAGCTATTATCTGAATGCCTGCGCCGGTGCGTTCCGGGCCCGTGATATTCAACTCTGGCAGGTGGTTTTCTCTCGCGGCGTTGAAAACGGTTTGCGTGTTCCTCGCTAG
- the punC gene encoding purine nucleoside transporter PunC has protein sequence MQPGKGFLVWLAGLSVLGFLATDMYLPAFATIQSDLQTPASAVSASLSLFLAGFAVAQLLWGPLSDRYGRKPILLLGLSIFAVGSLGMLWVESATGLLVLRFIQAVGVCAATVIWQALVTDYYPSQKINRIFATIMPLVGLSPALAPLLGSWILTHFSWQAIFATLFAITLILMLPALRLKPSSKARHDNHEKLTFTTLLRSKTYRGNVLIYAACSASFFAWLTGSPFILSEMGYSPAVIGLSYVPQTIAFLIGGYGCRAALQKWQGKQLLPWLLVVYALSVVGTWAAGFIHNVSLTEILIPFCVMAIANGAIYPIVVAEALRPFPQATGRAAALQNTLQLGLCFLASLVVSWLISTPLLTTTSVMLTTVLLAGLGYKMRSLPQACEPINDHAAEIAHSESH, from the coding sequence ATGCAACCTGGAAAAGGGTTTTTAGTGTGGCTGGCAGGACTCAGCGTGTTGGGTTTTCTGGCGACGGATATGTATCTGCCGGCTTTTGCCACCATCCAGTCTGACCTGCAAACCCCAGCCTCCGCGGTCAGTGCCAGCCTGAGCCTGTTCTTAGCCGGCTTTGCGGTGGCGCAACTGCTGTGGGGACCGCTTTCGGACCGCTACGGACGTAAGCCAATTCTCCTGTTGGGCCTGTCGATTTTTGCGGTGGGCAGTTTGGGGATGTTATGGGTTGAAAGCGCAACCGGGCTGCTCGTCCTGCGCTTTATCCAGGCCGTTGGCGTCTGTGCGGCAACGGTTATCTGGCAGGCTCTGGTTACGGATTACTATCCCTCGCAGAAAATTAACCGCATTTTCGCCACGATTATGCCGTTGGTCGGGTTATCTCCAGCCCTGGCACCGCTGCTGGGCAGTTGGATCCTGACCCATTTCTCCTGGCAGGCCATTTTTGCCACGCTGTTCGCTATTACCCTTATTCTGATGCTGCCAGCGTTGCGTCTGAAGCCGTCCAGTAAAGCACGTCATGATAACCACGAGAAACTGACCTTCACCACGCTTCTGCGTTCGAAAACCTACCGGGGCAATGTATTAATTTATGCCGCATGTTCAGCCAGTTTCTTTGCCTGGCTTACCGGTTCGCCGTTTATTCTCAGTGAAATGGGCTACAGCCCCGCGGTAATAGGTCTTAGCTACGTGCCGCAGACCATTGCGTTTTTGATTGGCGGTTACGGCTGTCGCGCCGCCCTGCAAAAATGGCAAGGCAAGCAGTTACTCCCCTGGTTGCTGGTGGTCTATGCGCTAAGCGTTGTTGGCACCTGGGCTGCTGGCTTTATTCACAACGTTTCGCTGACTGAGATTCTGATCCCGTTCTGCGTGATGGCAATTGCCAACGGTGCCATTTATCCCATCGTAGTGGCAGAAGCGCTGCGGCCTTTCCCTCAGGCGACAGGCCGGGCGGCGGCCTTGCAAAACACCCTGCAACTGGGGCTGTGTTTCCTCGCAAGCCTGGTCGTATCCTGGCTTATCAGCACGCCGCTGCTGACAACGACCAGTGTCATGCTGACGACCGTTCTGCTGGCAGGATTGGGTTATAAAATGCGTTCGCTGCCTCAGGCTTGCGAACCGATAAACGACCACGCAGCAGAGATTGCCCATAGCGAATCTCATTGA